In the Armatimonas rosea genome, one interval contains:
- a CDS encoding tetratricopeptide repeat protein, with translation MNDRLKEWKLVQSVLGLAAASAVGFYLLSGSFQVREWFLFLPPSPTPNTFLYHVDSMRQALKAERFSEALGEAEWVLQRDKENPEAVRGRAACLLRVGRFAEAEKVFRVLVGKDKKDIPARLALATALRGQGDEDKARQVLLRIIKDPNADSLQKEAARAGLNAMDFKESLFPDQPTPRPKPSPSPSASPSPEPLRITAIKNELATSPDGQLSTLAILTGSSPTRGVGTTGSLRPRAPLPLAPTPDPGVAPVVLPERPIKPTPAAADPGETEPLSPEPSPTPVATRRAEAPLEIPPPSGITAPTPTPRPILPATIALPRRILPATLPTTGKKLPPVRRAKPVVKKKPLPKQRPLR, from the coding sequence ATGAACGATCGCCTGAAAGAGTGGAAGCTGGTACAGAGCGTGTTGGGGCTGGCAGCAGCCTCCGCCGTGGGCTTCTACTTGCTCTCAGGCAGCTTCCAAGTGCGGGAGTGGTTTCTCTTTCTGCCGCCCTCCCCCACCCCCAACACGTTTCTCTACCATGTCGACTCCATGCGGCAAGCGCTCAAGGCAGAGCGCTTCTCCGAGGCGCTGGGTGAGGCGGAGTGGGTCCTCCAGCGCGATAAAGAGAACCCCGAGGCGGTTCGAGGGCGTGCGGCCTGTCTGCTGCGGGTGGGGCGCTTTGCGGAGGCGGAGAAGGTCTTCCGGGTGCTGGTCGGCAAGGACAAGAAAGATATCCCCGCCCGGCTCGCCCTCGCCACCGCGCTTCGGGGTCAAGGCGACGAAGACAAGGCGCGGCAGGTGCTCTTACGAATTATCAAAGACCCCAACGCGGACTCGCTCCAGAAAGAGGCCGCCCGTGCGGGGCTCAATGCCATGGACTTCAAGGAGTCGCTCTTCCCGGACCAGCCGACACCGCGCCCGAAGCCCAGCCCAAGTCCTAGCGCATCGCCCTCGCCCGAGCCCCTGCGAATCACGGCTATCAAGAACGAGCTCGCCACGAGCCCCGATGGGCAGCTCAGCACCCTGGCGATCCTGACGGGCTCCTCCCCCACACGCGGCGTCGGCACGACAGGTAGTCTCCGTCCTCGTGCACCACTGCCGCTGGCCCCCACACCGGACCCCGGAGTCGCGCCCGTGGTGCTCCCCGAGCGCCCCATAAAGCCCACGCCGGCGGCGGCGGATCCCGGCGAGACCGAGCCCCTATCACCCGAGCCCTCACCGACACCAGTAGCCACGCGACGAGCCGAGGCCCCGTTGGAGATTCCACCGCCCTCTGGAATCACAGCGCCCACCCCGACCCCACGCCCAATTCTTCCGGCGACCATCGCGCTCCCCCGCCGCATCCTCCCCGCCACGCTCCCCACAACCGGCAAGAAGCTCCCGCCCGTCCGAAGAGCAAAACCCGTGGTAAAAAAGAAACCGCTCCCGAAGCAACGACCTCTACGCTAA
- a CDS encoding alkaline phosphatase family protein, with translation MSQRVLLCSLDGVRPDAILSCHTPTLQRLAREGAHTWKASSVMPSVTLPCHTSMLRGVDVPRHGITSNTFTPLARPVPSVMDAAASYGKRVGFFYNWEQLRDLAAPGSLKVSVCYGEGHVFETDQKVADAAIAALTNDSLDFVFVYFGHPDEAGHAHGWMSEPYLKAIENADACLAQVLAHWDGVVCVVSDHGGHDRSHGTDSPEDMTIPFILHGPGIAAGRELTEPIYLYDVCPTLAHALGVPACREWDGRVVAEAFL, from the coding sequence ATGTCCCAGCGTGTTTTGCTCTGCTCTCTGGATGGTGTCCGGCCCGATGCCATTCTCTCCTGCCACACCCCGACCCTCCAGCGCCTCGCGCGGGAGGGAGCCCACACCTGGAAGGCGTCGTCGGTGATGCCTTCCGTGACCCTACCGTGCCACACGTCGATGTTGCGGGGCGTCGATGTGCCGCGTCATGGGATCACCAGCAACACGTTTACCCCGCTCGCCCGGCCCGTCCCGAGCGTGATGGATGCCGCGGCCAGCTACGGCAAGCGCGTGGGCTTTTTCTACAACTGGGAGCAGCTACGCGATCTGGCCGCGCCAGGGAGCCTCAAGGTCAGTGTCTGCTACGGCGAGGGGCATGTCTTTGAGACCGACCAGAAGGTGGCCGATGCGGCGATTGCGGCGCTGACAAATGACTCCCTGGACTTTGTCTTTGTCTACTTTGGGCACCCCGACGAGGCCGGGCACGCGCACGGCTGGATGAGCGAGCCCTACCTAAAGGCCATCGAGAACGCCGATGCCTGTCTGGCACAGGTGCTGGCCCACTGGGACGGTGTAGTGTGCGTGGTGAGCGACCACGGTGGCCACGACAGGAGCCATGGCACGGACTCCCCCGAGGACATGACCATCCCCTTTATCCTGCACGGACCGGGGATTGCGGCAGGGCGGGAACTTACCGAGCCCATTTACCTGTACGATGTCTGTCCGACGCTCGCCCACGCGCTGGGAGTCCCCGCTTGTCGCGAGTGGGATGGCCGCGTGGTGGCCGAGGCGTTTCTGTAG
- a CDS encoding NAD(P)/FAD-dependent oxidoreductase — MTFDLAIVGSGFGGSLLAMVARRLGKSVLLLERGSHPRFAIGESTSPLMNLLIEELAHTYDLPRLLPLATYGTWKTHYPELGVGLKRGFTYYGTQPGERLLVAASPGDPCADTHWLRADVDHFLVKEAIALGAEYHENTPLTRHEYTGGLWHLNEHTARFLVDATGPGKLWSNDVSFAGYPKTEALYSHFVGVRGASASLPGLTSLPPAPSLRLKPNFVGAKGGGGPTPTRSSSPLPSSPRSGNKSEGRGRGRDVPYPPDAAASHYVFPGGWMWILPFDNGVTSAGFAVESWLADELELAGKRHGAWERFLARFPAIQAQFADAQPVEKWHYAPKLSYRAQNVVGDGYLRLPSAAGFIDPLYSTGMPLTLLGIQRIAALIQHDKLQSPELLAHYEATTFAELDWVAEFIGANYAAFADFPRFVDTTMFYFAAASFSELARRTGRSDLAKGYLLTQNERFRANFHAWQQGMLSLTDAIAPWNAAGLADPSKDNLYGVDLEDVVKGASKLEKTEEELREIVATADWAQC; from the coding sequence ATGACCTTTGACCTCGCCATTGTCGGCTCCGGCTTTGGCGGCTCCCTCCTTGCGATGGTCGCCCGCCGCCTGGGCAAGTCCGTCTTGCTCCTGGAGCGGGGGAGCCACCCGCGCTTTGCGATCGGGGAGAGCACCTCGCCCCTGATGAACCTCCTGATCGAGGAGCTCGCCCACACCTACGACCTCCCGCGCCTGCTCCCCTTGGCGACCTACGGCACGTGGAAAACCCACTACCCCGAGCTCGGCGTCGGCCTCAAGCGCGGCTTCACCTACTACGGCACGCAGCCCGGCGAGCGCCTGCTGGTCGCGGCCTCCCCTGGTGACCCCTGCGCCGACACCCACTGGCTCCGCGCCGATGTCGATCACTTCCTGGTCAAAGAGGCTATCGCGCTAGGGGCCGAGTACCACGAGAACACTCCCCTCACACGCCACGAGTACACGGGCGGTCTCTGGCACCTCAACGAGCACACCGCACGCTTCTTGGTCGATGCCACGGGCCCAGGAAAGCTCTGGAGCAACGATGTTAGCTTTGCCGGCTACCCAAAAACGGAGGCTCTCTACTCGCACTTTGTGGGGGTGCGTGGGGCATCGGCATCCCTCCCCGGTTTGACATCCCTCCCCCCGGCCCCCTCCCTTCGCCTGAAACCCAACTTCGTTGGGGCGAAGGGAGGGGGGGGACCCACCCCCACTCGTTCCTCGTCTCCCCTCCCTTCGTCCCCGCGAAGCGGGAATAAGAGCGAAGGGAGGGGCCGGGGGAGGGATGTCCCCTACCCCCCCGATGCCGCCGCGAGCCACTATGTCTTTCCCGGCGGCTGGATGTGGATCTTGCCCTTTGACAACGGTGTCACTAGCGCGGGGTTTGCGGTAGAGTCCTGGCTCGCCGACGAGCTAGAGCTCGCGGGCAAACGGCACGGAGCCTGGGAGCGGTTTCTGGCACGCTTCCCCGCCATCCAAGCGCAGTTCGCCGATGCCCAGCCGGTCGAAAAATGGCACTACGCTCCTAAGCTCTCCTACCGCGCCCAGAACGTGGTCGGCGATGGCTACTTACGGTTGCCGTCGGCTGCGGGGTTTATCGACCCGCTCTACTCCACGGGCATGCCGCTCACGCTGCTGGGCATCCAGCGCATCGCGGCGCTCATCCAACACGACAAGCTCCAGAGCCCAGAGCTGCTCGCCCACTACGAAGCAACCACTTTTGCCGAGCTGGACTGGGTCGCGGAGTTTATCGGGGCCAACTACGCCGCCTTTGCCGACTTCCCGCGCTTCGTGGACACCACCATGTTCTACTTCGCCGCCGCCAGCTTCTCCGAGCTCGCCCGTCGTACGGGGCGCAGCGACCTCGCCAAGGGGTATCTGCTCACACAAAACGAGCGCTTTCGCGCCAACTTCCACGCCTGGCAGCAGGGGATGCTCTCCCTCACCGATGCCATCGCGCCCTGGAACGCCGCCGGGCTCGCCGATCCGAGTAAGGACAACCTCTACGGCGTGGACTTGGAGGACGTGGTTAAAGGCGCGAGTAAGCTCGAAAAGACTGAAGAGGAGCTGCGCGAGATTGTCGCCACGGCGGACTGGGCGCAGTGTTGA
- the trpE gene encoding anthranilate synthase component I, which yields MFPTTPDRATFKALATQGNVIPVCREILADMETPVSAFKRLAHRPNAFLLESVEGGERMARYSFLGSDPRVVLRSRGTSVSLTERGKTRLIPLSKGEDPLHVLEAELAKVKFVETPNLPRFVGGAVGYIGYDWVRFLEPIGQQTHDDLDLDDVYLMLTDTLCIFDHVKHRIIVLANAHIEPETDLDAAYDEACEKVEDMIAALRAPIPDLLGMPNKRKGDPPPWESNLTRARYEEMLTEAKEFIAGGDIIQAVLSQRFSRPFDGDAFDVYRALRSLNPSPYMFFLKFDDGPILVGASPEILCTVEERTVRVRPIAGTRKRGETPEEDAALEAELLADEKERAEHIMLVDLGRNDIGRVCEYGSVKVTDLMIIEKYSHVMHIVSNVCGKLRSEVTPMDVLRATFPAGTLSGAPKVRAMQIIESLEPTRRGVYGGAIGYFSYNGNLDASITIRTAVIHNGKVHVQAGGGIVADSQHAAEFEETVNKSAAARRAVEFAEAGLDTVPVLAEVVEGRFTRLEIIEPQTSARS from the coding sequence ATGTTTCCGACCACACCCGATCGAGCGACCTTTAAGGCACTGGCAACCCAGGGCAATGTGATCCCTGTCTGCCGGGAGATCTTAGCCGACATGGAGACCCCTGTCTCGGCGTTTAAGCGCCTGGCACACCGGCCCAACGCGTTCCTGCTGGAGTCCGTGGAGGGCGGCGAGCGCATGGCCCGCTACTCCTTTCTCGGCTCCGACCCGCGTGTCGTGCTCCGTAGCCGCGGGACGAGCGTCAGCCTCACCGAGCGCGGCAAGACACGGCTGATCCCACTCTCCAAGGGCGAGGACCCGCTGCACGTGCTGGAGGCGGAGCTGGCGAAAGTCAAGTTTGTGGAGACCCCGAACCTGCCGCGCTTTGTGGGGGGGGCCGTGGGCTACATCGGCTACGACTGGGTGCGCTTCTTGGAGCCGATCGGGCAGCAGACCCACGACGATCTAGACCTCGACGATGTCTATTTAATGCTCACGGACACGCTCTGCATCTTCGACCATGTCAAGCACCGGATTATTGTCCTAGCCAACGCGCATATCGAACCGGAGACCGACCTGGATGCGGCCTACGACGAGGCCTGTGAGAAAGTAGAGGACATGATCGCCGCGCTCCGGGCACCGATCCCCGATCTGCTGGGGATGCCCAATAAGCGCAAGGGCGACCCGCCGCCGTGGGAGTCCAACCTCACCCGCGCGCGCTACGAGGAGATGCTCACCGAGGCCAAGGAGTTTATCGCAGGGGGCGATATTATCCAAGCCGTGCTCTCGCAGCGCTTCTCGCGGCCCTTCGACGGCGATGCGTTCGATGTTTATAGAGCGCTGCGCTCGCTGAACCCGTCGCCGTACATGTTCTTCCTCAAGTTCGACGATGGCCCGATCTTGGTGGGGGCATCGCCGGAGATTCTCTGCACGGTCGAGGAGCGCACGGTGCGGGTGCGGCCCATCGCCGGAACCCGCAAGCGCGGCGAGACGCCCGAAGAAGATGCTGCACTCGAAGCCGAGCTCCTCGCCGATGAGAAAGAGCGCGCCGAGCACATCATGCTGGTCGATCTAGGGCGCAACGATATCGGGCGGGTCTGTGAGTACGGCTCGGTTAAAGTGACGGATTTGATGATTATCGAGAAGTACTCACATGTGATGCATATTGTGAGCAATGTCTGTGGCAAGCTCCGTAGCGAGGTCACCCCGATGGATGTCCTGCGCGCGACCTTCCCTGCCGGGACGCTCTCTGGCGCTCCCAAGGTGCGTGCGATGCAGATTATCGAGAGCCTGGAGCCGACCCGGCGCGGGGTCTACGGCGGCGCGATTGGCTACTTCTCCTACAACGGTAACCTCGATGCCTCGATCACGATCCGCACCGCCGTGATCCACAACGGAAAAGTCCATGTGCAGGCTGGCGGAGGGATTGTCGCCGACTCGCAGCACGCCGCCGAGTTTGAGGAGACCGTCAATAAGTCCGCCGCTGCCCGCCGCGCAGTCGAGTTTGCCGAGGCCGGCCTAGACACGGTCCCCGTGCTCGCCGAGGTGGTCGAGGGACGCTTCACGCGGCTTGAGATCATCGAGCCCCAGACCAGTGCGAGGAGTTGA
- a CDS encoding antibiotic biosynthesis monooxygenase family protein: MIITVFRNRLRPEATEAYAELAPKMVELAKQQPGFLSMKTYTAADGERVTIAEFESDEAVMAWRDNAIHQDAQERGRTDFYAEYVSQTCEVIRESRFP; this comes from the coding sequence ATGATAATCACCGTTTTCCGCAACCGCCTCCGCCCGGAGGCCACCGAGGCCTACGCCGAGCTCGCGCCCAAGATGGTCGAGCTGGCCAAGCAGCAGCCCGGCTTTCTCTCGATGAAGACCTACACCGCCGCCGACGGCGAGCGGGTTACGATCGCCGAGTTCGAGAGCGATGAGGCGGTAATGGCGTGGCGCGACAACGCGATCCACCAAGACGCACAAGAGCGCGGCCGCACGGACTTCTACGCCGAGTATGTCTCCCAGACCTGCGAGGTAATCCGGGAGTCCCGCTTTCCATGA
- a CDS encoding anthranilate synthase component II has translation MILVIDNYDSFTYNLVQYLGELGQEIVVHRNDAITLDELAALKPDHLLISPGPCSPAEAGVSVAVIQRFAGEIPILGVCLGHQSIGHAFGGNIVRAQRLMHGKTSTIHHEGVGVFAGLPNDFPAIRYHSLVIERASLPECLEITATSEDGEIMGVRHKTLPIEGVQFHPESVLTEHGHAMLHNFLHCSG, from the coding sequence ATGATATTAGTAATTGATAACTACGATTCGTTCACGTATAACTTGGTGCAGTATCTTGGAGAGCTGGGCCAGGAGATCGTGGTCCACCGCAACGATGCCATCACGCTCGACGAGCTCGCGGCTCTCAAGCCCGACCACTTGCTGATCTCGCCGGGGCCGTGCTCGCCGGCGGAGGCGGGGGTCTCGGTGGCGGTGATCCAGCGCTTCGCGGGGGAGATTCCCATTTTAGGGGTCTGTCTGGGGCACCAGAGCATCGGGCATGCCTTTGGGGGCAATATCGTCCGGGCACAGCGACTCATGCACGGCAAGACCAGCACGATCCACCACGAGGGAGTGGGGGTCTTTGCGGGCCTGCCCAACGACTTCCCGGCTATCCGCTACCACTCGCTCGTGATCGAGCGTGCGAGCCTGCCCGAGTGCCTGGAGATCACGGCGACCAGCGAGGACGGCGAGATCATGGGGGTGCGGCACAAGACCCTGCCCATCGAAGGTGTCCAGTTCCACCCGGAGTCCGTCCTCACCGAGCACGGCCACGCCATGCTACACAACTTTCTCCACTGCTCGGGCTAA
- a CDS encoding OPT/YSL family transporter, with product MADSTPSVRVRWLLTFPIALVLILLNAFWVIRAERVGQGPYFSTISLFANALFLLSLVLLFNWPLRRFAPKLALSQAEILQIYAMVAVGGALAGQDMCSALLPMLAHPYQMGNATNNWLERFGPYLPKAVMVGDTPAEKEALKLFYQGHSTLYTPEHLAAWKTPVLLWTGFVAVLFWTMLCLSVLMRQGWQDRERLPFPVIELPLQLTEQKKETIWNNKLFWVGFGLVASVEILNGLASLYPQLPKINLQHTDVDGTGIFATSPFNAAGFTCYSFYPFAVGLGYLLPLDLLFSCWFFYLFWKAQLILSRLMAWDVTPDFPFVREQAFGGYIAILVFLLWNGRSYFGQMWKSIWKEKTDLDDSQEALSYRQALIGFLLGFVALVAFFAWMGLSPLVSFAAFFLYIALALAVGRIRAELGPPVHDLHFSGPDHILTRSFGTPAFSGQDLTILNFFYWFNRAYRSHPMPFAVEGLKAAKDVKLSQRTMFVGLVLAGAFGAFFAFWAYLHLAYDFGASGKMRGGTGFSGEAYNRLNGWITQPQPPNWVANGAMGVGFLFCALLMIARIKFPWWPFHPIGYAISGSWSMNLVWMPLLFAWIIKGLILRYGGVRLYRQAMPFFLGLILGQCLVGSFWHLVGWALDIQPYSFWGG from the coding sequence ATGGCAGACTCAACGCCCTCGGTGCGTGTTCGCTGGTTACTGACCTTTCCAATTGCGCTGGTTCTTATCCTGCTCAATGCGTTCTGGGTCATCCGCGCGGAGCGTGTCGGGCAGGGGCCGTACTTCTCCACGATCTCTCTCTTTGCCAATGCGCTGTTCTTGCTGAGCCTCGTGCTACTCTTTAACTGGCCGCTACGGCGCTTTGCCCCCAAGCTCGCGCTCTCCCAGGCGGAGATCCTCCAGATCTACGCCATGGTCGCGGTGGGCGGCGCACTGGCGGGGCAGGACATGTGCTCGGCGCTGCTGCCGATGCTGGCCCACCCCTACCAGATGGGCAACGCCACCAACAACTGGCTGGAGCGCTTTGGCCCCTATCTGCCCAAGGCGGTGATGGTGGGCGATACCCCCGCGGAGAAAGAGGCGCTCAAGCTCTTCTACCAGGGCCACTCCACCCTCTACACCCCCGAGCATCTCGCCGCCTGGAAGACCCCGGTGCTGCTCTGGACCGGCTTTGTCGCGGTGCTGTTCTGGACCATGCTCTGCCTCTCGGTGCTCATGCGCCAGGGCTGGCAGGACCGCGAGCGCCTCCCCTTCCCCGTGATCGAGCTCCCGCTCCAGCTCACCGAGCAGAAGAAAGAGACCATCTGGAACAACAAGCTCTTCTGGGTTGGCTTTGGGCTGGTAGCCTCGGTCGAGATCCTCAATGGGCTGGCATCGCTCTATCCGCAGCTCCCTAAGATCAACCTCCAGCACACGGATGTGGACGGCACGGGGATCTTCGCGACCTCGCCCTTCAATGCGGCAGGCTTTACGTGCTACTCGTTCTATCCCTTTGCAGTGGGGCTGGGGTATCTCCTGCCGCTCGATCTGCTCTTCTCGTGCTGGTTCTTCTATCTGTTCTGGAAGGCGCAGCTGATCCTCTCGCGGCTCATGGCCTGGGATGTGACACCAGACTTCCCGTTTGTGCGCGAGCAGGCCTTTGGTGGCTATATCGCCATCCTGGTCTTCCTGCTCTGGAACGGGCGCAGCTACTTCGGGCAGATGTGGAAGAGTATCTGGAAGGAGAAGACAGACCTCGACGACTCCCAGGAGGCGCTGAGCTACCGCCAGGCGCTGATCGGGTTCCTGCTAGGCTTTGTGGCGCTGGTGGCCTTCTTTGCCTGGATGGGACTCTCGCCGCTGGTCTCGTTTGCCGCGTTCTTTCTCTATATCGCGCTGGCCCTCGCCGTGGGTCGCATCCGCGCGGAGCTGGGCCCGCCGGTCCATGACCTGCACTTCTCCGGCCCCGACCATATCCTGACCCGCTCGTTTGGCACCCCGGCGTTCTCCGGGCAGGACCTGACCATCCTCAACTTCTTCTACTGGTTCAACCGCGCCTACCGCTCGCACCCGATGCCCTTTGCGGTCGAGGGGCTCAAGGCGGCCAAGGATGTCAAGCTGAGCCAGCGGACGATGTTTGTGGGGCTGGTCTTGGCGGGCGCATTTGGGGCGTTCTTCGCGTTCTGGGCCTACCTGCACCTGGCCTACGACTTTGGTGCCTCAGGCAAGATGCGCGGGGGAACAGGCTTCTCCGGGGAGGCCTACAACCGCCTCAATGGCTGGATCACCCAGCCCCAGCCCCCCAACTGGGTCGCCAACGGAGCGATGGGGGTGGGTTTTCTCTTCTGCGCCCTGCTGATGATCGCGCGTATCAAGTTCCCCTGGTGGCCGTTCCACCCCATCGGCTACGCCATCTCGGGCTCGTGGAGCATGAACCTGGTGTGGATGCCCCTGCTCTTTGCCTGGATCATCAAGGGCCTGATCCTGCGCTACGGCGGCGTGCGTCTGTACCGCCAGGCCATGCCCTTCTTCCTCGGGCTGATCCTTGGACAGTGCCTCGTGGGCTCGTTCTGGCACCTGGTGGGCTGGGCGCTGGACATCCAGCCCTACTCGTTCTGGGGCGGCTAG
- the ahcY gene encoding adenosylhomocysteinase, giving the protein MSETKTETKTLATDFIVADLSLADWGRKEIAIAETEMPGLMAIRKEYAASQPLKGARITGSLHMTIQTAVLIQTLEALGAQVRWASCNIFSTQDHAAAAIAYGGTPVFAKKGETLEEYWDYTHKIFEWTDGGFTNMILDDGGDATLLLHLGTKAESDLSVLDNPSSEEETILYASIKAKLATDPTWYSTRLAEVRGVTEETTTGVHRLLEMSRKGDLKLRAFNVNDSVTKSKFDNLYGCRESLVDGIKRATDVMIAGKVAVVCGYGDVGKGSAQALRALSAQVWVTEIDPINALQAAMEGYRVVTMEYAADKADIFVTTTGNKSVITRAHMDNMKDQAIVCNIGHFDNEIDVAGLESLEWEEIKPQVDHVIWPDGKRIILLAKGRLVNLGCGTGHPSYVMSSSFANQTLAQIELWQHPDKYEVGQVYVLPKHLDEKVARLQLSKLGAMLTELTPEQAAYIGVKQEGPYKPDTYRY; this is encoded by the coding sequence ATGTCCGAGACCAAGACGGAAACCAAGACCCTCGCCACCGACTTTATCGTGGCCGATCTCTCCCTGGCCGACTGGGGCCGCAAGGAGATCGCGATCGCCGAGACCGAGATGCCCGGCCTGATGGCGATTCGCAAGGAGTACGCCGCTAGCCAGCCGCTCAAGGGCGCACGCATCACCGGCTCGCTGCACATGACTATCCAGACCGCCGTGCTGATCCAGACCTTGGAGGCGCTCGGAGCGCAGGTGCGCTGGGCGAGCTGTAATATCTTCTCGACCCAGGACCACGCCGCCGCCGCCATTGCCTACGGTGGCACCCCGGTCTTTGCCAAGAAGGGGGAGACCCTCGAAGAGTACTGGGACTACACCCACAAGATCTTTGAGTGGACCGACGGTGGCTTCACCAACATGATCCTCGACGATGGCGGGGATGCGACCCTGCTGCTGCACCTGGGCACCAAGGCCGAGTCCGATCTCTCCGTGCTGGACAACCCCAGCTCCGAGGAGGAGACCATCCTCTACGCCAGCATTAAGGCCAAGCTCGCCACCGACCCGACCTGGTACTCGACCCGGCTGGCCGAGGTGCGCGGTGTCACGGAGGAGACCACGACCGGAGTCCACCGCCTGCTGGAGATGAGCCGCAAGGGCGACCTGAAGCTGCGTGCCTTCAATGTCAACGACTCCGTGACCAAGTCCAAGTTCGATAACCTCTACGGCTGCCGTGAGAGCCTTGTCGATGGCATCAAGCGCGCCACCGATGTGATGATCGCCGGAAAAGTGGCCGTGGTCTGTGGCTACGGCGATGTGGGCAAGGGAAGCGCCCAGGCTCTGCGCGCCCTCTCCGCCCAGGTCTGGGTGACCGAGATCGACCCCATCAATGCGCTTCAAGCCGCGATGGAGGGCTACCGTGTCGTGACCATGGAGTACGCCGCCGACAAGGCCGATATCTTTGTGACCACGACGGGCAATAAGAGTGTCATCACCCGCGCCCACATGGACAACATGAAGGACCAGGCCATTGTCTGCAACATCGGGCACTTCGACAACGAGATCGATGTCGCGGGCCTGGAGAGCCTGGAGTGGGAGGAGATCAAGCCACAGGTCGATCACGTGATCTGGCCCGACGGCAAGCGCATCATCCTGCTGGCCAAGGGGCGCCTCGTCAATCTGGGCTGTGGCACCGGGCACCCGAGCTACGTCATGTCGTCCAGCTTCGCCAACCAGACCCTGGCGCAGATCGAGCTCTGGCAGCACCCCGACAAGTACGAGGTCGGCCAGGTCTATGTGCTCCCGAAGCACCTCGATGAGAAGGTCGCCCGCCTCCAGCTCTCCAAGCTCGGCGCGATGCTCACCGAGCTCACCCCGGAGCAGGCCGCCTATATCGGCGTCAAGCAAGAAGGCCCCTACAAGCCCGACACTTATCGGTACTAG
- a CDS encoding formylglycine-generating enzyme family protein: protein MSFFSAPRTLEQYKSKLVSVPLDCDSAFYIGRVPVTVAMWEEFCEATNFSVPWSMKVGGGMAHKDRFVVGVSWEDAQAYLQWAGMILPTTQQWELAVNKFHIGSGIYEWCQDALDEITAAQIEAEWQAFREEYPCDVIMGDELTEPDEEEIRLVAEEIAREIKAKEAAPPPMISRATRGPDWRTKRSPFYGQKHRSYELGFRGVVLGLE from the coding sequence ATGAGTTTCTTTTCCGCTCCGAGAACCTTGGAACAATATAAATCAAAGCTTGTCAGCGTTCCCCTTGATTGTGACAGTGCGTTTTATATCGGTAGAGTGCCTGTCACCGTGGCTATGTGGGAAGAGTTTTGTGAGGCCACCAACTTCTCTGTCCCGTGGAGCATGAAAGTTGGCGGTGGGATGGCTCACAAAGATCGTTTTGTTGTCGGGGTCAGTTGGGAAGATGCTCAGGCGTATCTTCAGTGGGCTGGAATGATACTCCCCACCACGCAGCAATGGGAGCTAGCGGTAAACAAATTCCATATTGGATCTGGCATCTACGAATGGTGCCAAGATGCGTTGGATGAGATTACGGCGGCTCAGATTGAAGCGGAGTGGCAGGCTTTTCGGGAAGAGTATCCCTGCGATGTCATCATGGGTGATGAGCTCACAGAACCAGACGAGGAAGAGATTCGCCTCGTTGCTGAAGAGATCGCTCGGGAGATCAAAGCCAAAGAGGCCGCGCCTCCCCCCATGATTTCACGGGCGACACGCGGCCCTGACTGGCGAACAAAACGCTCTCCGTTCTACGGCCAAAAGCATCGTAGCTATGAGCTTGGATTCCGTGGGGTTGTACTAGGACTGGAATAG
- a CDS encoding HNH endonuclease signature motif containing protein → MISARLRREIRSLYGACCGYCGVCEEDVGSALTLDHFQPVASQGQDTRENLVYCCFACNAFKGDYWPDDPNLRLESDGYLTALTPAGERQIHLLHLNRPPLIRQRFRAQERRLERRTHQELRRELEQMEHRLQRLERLFPFDDEGESSL, encoded by the coding sequence ATGATCTCTGCCCGGCTACGTCGCGAGATACGTTCTCTTTATGGAGCCTGTTGTGGCTACTGTGGGGTTTGTGAAGAGGATGTTGGCTCCGCGCTGACCCTGGATCACTTTCAGCCCGTCGCCTCCCAAGGGCAGGATACTCGCGAAAATCTGGTTTACTGTTGCTTCGCCTGCAACGCTTTCAAAGGGGATTACTGGCCCGACGATCCCAATTTGCGCCTAGAATCCGATGGATACCTCACTGCCCTTACCCCAGCAGGAGAGCGTCAGATCCATCTTCTCCATCTGAATCGCCCTCCTCTGATTCGTCAGCGTTTCCGTGCGCAAGAGCGCCGCCTTGAACGACGAACGCACCAGGAACTCCGAAGAGAGCTAGAGCAGATGGAGCACCGTCTCCAAAGACTAGAGCGCCTTTTTCCCTTTGACGACGAGGGAGAAAGTAGCCTATGA